The following coding sequences lie in one Peribacillus frigoritolerans genomic window:
- the mecA gene encoding adaptor protein MecA: MEIERINDDTVKFYISYIDIEERGFDREEIWYSRERSEELFWEMMDEVHQEEEFMIEGPLWIQVQALEKGLEVLVTKAQLAKDGQKLELPLSDDKLRDLNVSDKMDTLLDQHFHGKDEESGMTFEDGMIEFITTFEDFEDVISLSKRHGLDDWTTKLYVYQNKYYLYIEFSEAEIDEEEIDNVLSLLLEYSQESPITVHMLEEYGKIVIENDVFTTVDKYFA; the protein is encoded by the coding sequence ATGGAAATCGAACGCATTAATGACGATACAGTTAAATTTTATATTTCCTATATAGATATTGAGGAAAGAGGCTTTGATCGTGAAGAAATTTGGTACAGCCGCGAGCGAAGTGAGGAACTTTTTTGGGAAATGATGGATGAAGTGCATCAAGAAGAAGAATTCATGATTGAAGGACCTTTATGGATTCAAGTTCAAGCCCTTGAAAAAGGCTTGGAAGTTTTGGTCACAAAAGCCCAGCTTGCCAAAGATGGTCAGAAACTCGAGCTGCCTCTTTCAGATGATAAGTTAAGGGATTTGAATGTATCAGACAAGATGGATACGCTTCTTGATCAACATTTTCATGGGAAAGATGAAGAAAGCGGTATGACATTCGAAGATGGTATGATTGAATTCATCACGACTTTCGAGGATTTTGAAGATGTCATTTCATTAAGCAAGCGTCATGGCTTGGATGACTGGACGACAAAACTTTATGTTTATCAGAATAAATATTATCTTTATATCGAATTTTCCGAGGCTGAGATTGATGAGGAAGAAATCGATAATGTTCTAAGTCTTTTATTGGAATATAGTCAGGAGTCACCTATAACGGTGCACATGCTTGAAGAGTACGGTAAGATAGTTATCGAAAATGATGTATTCACAACGGTCGATAAATATTTCGCATAG